One segment of Dehalococcoidia bacterium DNA contains the following:
- the ispG gene encoding flavodoxin-dependent (E)-4-hydroxy-3-methylbut-2-enyl-diphosphate synthase has product MSPRRTSKPVFVGDVQIGGDAAVVVQSMCATDTSDVAATVRQLDELKEAGCEVVRIAVPDRAAAEALPDIVRQKPLPIIADIHFDYRWALASIDAGFDALRLNPGNIRDVDKVKLVAQKAKERGMPIRIGVNAGSLPPIRALADGELPPTLPDRMVEAALWEIKVLNDADFDDIKISMKAFDVPTMVEAYRRIAKLVEYPLHLGVTEAGTPRAGSVRSAIGIGMLLAEGIGDTIRVSLAADPVEEVPVCWDILNTLNIRKRGATLVACPTCGRIEIELIPLANKVEEYFTRRGKEITVAVMGCVVNGPGEAKMADLGIAGGKGRGVIFRKGEIVKTVDEPEFMSALIEEGEKIIAEMEAGTYTPVGHGDDNVIPLMEVPGR; this is encoded by the coding sequence ATGAGCCCTCGCCGCACCTCGAAGCCCGTATTCGTCGGCGACGTGCAGATCGGTGGCGACGCGGCCGTCGTCGTGCAGTCGATGTGCGCGACGGACACATCTGACGTCGCCGCGACGGTCCGGCAGCTCGACGAGTTGAAGGAAGCCGGCTGCGAAGTGGTGCGCATCGCGGTGCCAGACCGTGCCGCGGCCGAGGCGTTGCCGGACATCGTGCGACAGAAACCGCTGCCGATCATCGCCGACATTCACTTCGACTACCGGTGGGCGCTCGCGTCCATCGATGCCGGTTTCGATGCGTTGCGCCTGAATCCGGGCAACATCCGGGACGTCGACAAGGTGAAGCTCGTGGCGCAGAAGGCGAAGGAGCGCGGCATGCCGATTCGCATCGGCGTGAACGCCGGCTCGCTGCCGCCGATCCGCGCACTGGCGGACGGCGAACTGCCGCCGACGTTGCCCGACCGCATGGTGGAAGCGGCGCTCTGGGAGATCAAAGTCCTCAACGATGCGGACTTCGATGACATCAAGATATCGATGAAGGCGTTCGACGTGCCGACGATGGTCGAGGCGTACCGGCGCATCGCGAAGCTCGTCGAGTATCCGCTGCACCTGGGCGTCACGGAAGCTGGCACGCCGCGGGCGGGCTCGGTGCGCAGCGCGATCGGGATCGGCATGCTGCTGGCAGAGGGTATCGGCGACACGATCCGCGTCTCATTGGCGGCGGATCCGGTCGAAGAAGTGCCCGTTTGCTGGGACATCCTCAACACGCTCAACATTCGCAAGCGCGGCGCCACGCTGGTCGCCTGTCCGACGTGCGGCCGCATCGAGATCGAGTTGATCCCGCTCGCCAACAAGGTCGAGGAATACTTCACGAGGCGCGGCAAGGAGATCACGGTCGCCGTTATGGGCTGCGTCGTCAATGGCCCGGGCGAGGCGAAGATGGCCGACCTGGGCATCGCCGGCGGGAAGGGCCGTGGCGTCATCTTCCGCAAGGGCGAAATCGTGAAGACCGTCGACGAGCCGGAGTTCATGTCGGCGCTCATCGAGGAAGGCGAGAAGATCATCGCGGAGATGGAAGCGGGCACGTACACGCCGGTCGGTCACGGCGATGACAACGTGATCCCATTGATGGAAGTACCGGGCCGCTAG
- a CDS encoding PaaI family thioesterase, translated as MPDETIRARLDHAIERLDDAQRQRLLDWAGSISTNVQNARSPGSSIGPLAEQLHITNGGMAGGRATYYLDVAPNLLNPHGVLHGGAVYVMVDYSMGGATMSVLPPGEICATIEVKISYLAGVRGGRLTCATEIIKRGKNVVFLESKVTDDVGAVVAAASGSFAVIRPSTVPGT; from the coding sequence ATGCCTGACGAGACCATCCGCGCGCGGCTGGACCATGCCATCGAGCGCCTCGACGACGCGCAGCGGCAGCGGCTGCTGGATTGGGCGGGTTCGATCAGCACCAACGTCCAGAACGCCCGGTCGCCGGGCTCAAGCATCGGACCGCTCGCGGAGCAACTGCACATCACGAACGGCGGCATGGCCGGTGGCCGCGCCACCTACTACCTCGATGTCGCGCCCAACCTTTTGAACCCCCACGGCGTGTTGCATGGCGGCGCCGTCTACGTCATGGTCGACTACAGCATGGGCGGTGCGACGATGTCTGTGCTCCCGCCGGGCGAGATCTGCGCAACGATTGAAGTCAAGATCAGCTACCTCGCAGGCGTGCGCGGCGGCCGCCTGACGTGCGCCACCGAGATTATCAAGCGCGGCAAGAACGTCGTGTTTCTCGAGTCGAAGGTTACCGATGACGTGGGAGCTGTGGTCGCCGCAGCGAGCGGATCGTTTGCGGTCATCAGGCCGTCGACCGTGCCGGGAACGTGA
- the xerD gene encoding site-specific tyrosine recombinase XerD: protein MDDHIGHFLNFMSVEKGASGNTVAAYKNDLQQFDSYLTGASPNGRVRDWEKLDRDAIVDYLLALRRKNYAEATVARKVAALKSFFQYLQAEGTIRRNPAESLESPRVGRSLPKPLSVTEVDELLEQPLKRNTPEAKRDRAMLELLYATGLRVTELVSLEVDDINMSGPYVRCMGKGSKERTIPIHEQAAGAVADYMNDGRAALVKARKESALFVNRRGERLTRQGFWLILKQYAKEANIATPVTPHTLRHSFATHMLRGGMNLRHVQELLGHANISTTQVYTQIANEHVRHVYEKAHPRAR from the coding sequence ATGGATGATCACATTGGGCACTTTCTCAACTTCATGTCGGTGGAGAAGGGTGCATCGGGCAACACAGTCGCGGCATACAAGAACGACTTGCAGCAGTTCGACAGTTATCTCACGGGAGCAAGTCCCAACGGCAGAGTAAGAGATTGGGAGAAGCTCGACCGCGACGCGATCGTCGATTACTTGCTCGCACTGCGGCGCAAGAACTACGCCGAGGCGACGGTCGCCCGCAAGGTTGCTGCGCTCAAATCGTTCTTCCAGTACCTCCAGGCAGAGGGCACGATCCGTCGCAACCCTGCCGAGAGCCTTGAATCACCTCGCGTTGGACGCTCGCTTCCGAAACCGTTGTCGGTGACGGAAGTCGACGAACTTCTCGAGCAGCCACTGAAACGGAACACGCCTGAAGCAAAGCGCGATCGCGCGATGCTTGAGTTGTTGTACGCGACAGGTCTGCGCGTGACCGAGCTCGTGTCGCTCGAGGTTGACGACATCAACATGTCGGGGCCGTACGTGCGCTGCATGGGCAAGGGCTCGAAGGAGCGTACGATTCCGATCCATGAACAAGCAGCCGGCGCTGTTGCTGACTACATGAACGATGGTCGCGCTGCGCTCGTGAAGGCGCGCAAAGAGTCGGCGCTCTTTGTGAATCGCCGGGGCGAGCGTCTCACACGCCAGGGTTTCTGGCTCATCCTCAAGCAGTACGCGAAGGAAGCGAACATCGCAACGCCCGTCACGCCTCACACGTTGCGGCACTCATTCGCCACACATATGCTGAGGGGCGGAATGAACCTGCGCCACGTGCAAGAACTTCTGGGGCATGCCAATATCTCGACGACGCAGGTATATACGCAGATTGCGAACGAGCACGTCCGGCACGTGTACGAGAAGGCGCATCCCCGCGCACGCTGA
- the eno gene encoding phosphopyruvate hydratase, with the protein MAEIASVHAREILDSRGNPTIEVDVRLSDGAFGRAGVPSGASTGEYEAAELRDGDRRRYGGKGVLTAVVNVNREIEPAIIGMSAGDQAGLDRKLVELDGTADKGRLGANAILGVSLANARAAAASAGEPLWRYLGGPTASLLPVPMFNILNGGKHATDSTDFQEFMVMPLGAPNYKEGLRWAVEVYHALAAVLQKMGHQTNVGDEGGFAPSLGGNEPAIDVILQAIAKAGFDPGKDLAIALDPASSELWDAKQERYVLSREGMSLTSDELAQHWESWCEQFPIVSIEDGMAEDDWRGWAVLSQRLGERVQLVGDDLFVTNTRRIERGIRERSANSVLIKVNQIGTLTETLEAIRMASDAGWTSVMSHRSGETEDTTIADLAVATGIGQAKMGAPARSDRTAKYNQLLRIEEELGRNGRYAGWSALKVTRP; encoded by the coding sequence GTGGCAGAGATAGCAAGCGTCCACGCTCGCGAGATCCTTGATTCGCGCGGCAATCCGACGATCGAAGTCGACGTGCGACTGTCCGACGGCGCCTTCGGGCGCGCGGGCGTTCCTTCGGGCGCGAGCACGGGCGAGTACGAAGCCGCCGAGCTGCGTGACGGCGATCGACGCCGGTATGGCGGCAAGGGTGTGCTGACGGCCGTGGTCAACGTGAACCGTGAGATCGAGCCCGCGATCATCGGAATGTCCGCGGGCGACCAGGCAGGGCTGGACCGCAAGCTCGTCGAACTCGATGGCACGGCGGACAAGGGCCGTCTTGGCGCCAACGCGATCCTCGGCGTATCACTGGCGAATGCACGCGCAGCGGCGGCTTCGGCCGGCGAGCCGTTATGGCGCTATCTGGGCGGCCCCACCGCGAGCCTGCTCCCCGTCCCGATGTTCAACATCCTCAACGGCGGTAAGCATGCCACGGACTCGACCGACTTCCAGGAGTTCATGGTGATGCCCCTCGGCGCACCGAATTACAAGGAAGGCCTGCGCTGGGCCGTCGAGGTGTACCACGCGCTTGCTGCTGTGCTGCAGAAGATGGGCCATCAGACGAATGTCGGCGATGAAGGCGGCTTCGCGCCTTCGCTCGGTGGCAACGAACCGGCGATCGACGTCATCCTCCAGGCGATCGCGAAAGCGGGCTTCGATCCCGGGAAGGATCTCGCAATCGCGCTCGACCCGGCATCGAGCGAGCTGTGGGACGCGAAGCAGGAGCGGTACGTGCTGTCGAGGGAGGGCATGTCGCTCACCAGCGACGAATTGGCGCAGCACTGGGAATCGTGGTGTGAGCAATTTCCTATCGTGAGTATCGAAGATGGCATGGCGGAGGACGACTGGCGCGGCTGGGCCGTGCTTTCGCAGCGCCTCGGCGAGCGCGTGCAACTTGTCGGCGACGACCTGTTTGTCACCAACACCAGACGGATAGAACGGGGCATCCGCGAGCGATCGGCGAACAGCGTGCTGATCAAGGTCAATCAGATAGGCACGCTTACGGAGACGCTCGAAGCGATTCGCATGGCATCCGACGCCGGCTGGACGTCGGTGATGAGCCACCGCAGCGGCGAGACCGAGGACACGACGATCGCCGATCTGGCGGTGGCTACAGGTATCGGCCAGGCGAAGATGGGCGCACCGGCGCGCTCGGACCGGACAGCAAAGTACAACCAGCTCCTGCGGATCGAAGAAGAACTCGGCCGCAATGGCCGATACGCTGGATGGAGCGCGCTGAAGGTCACTCGCCCCTAG
- a CDS encoding methyltransferase — MHEYMGANRRHWDEVVPLHAASEFYDVANFRAGASTLKTIELQELGDVSGKTLLHVQCHFGMDTLSWARQGAIVTGADFSKQALATAAQLAVEADLDARWVQSNVYDLPNNLDGQFDIVFTSYGVLSWMPDIGAWARSVAHFVRPGGTFYIAEFHPVSMIFDDSDGADDLIVRYPYFPTAEPLKWDGDGTYAVGNANLEHRDTYNWPYTLGNVVTSLIEAGLRIDFLHEFPFSTYQFLPITHVAHDGSVRLTQHDGSVPLVFSIKATRP; from the coding sequence GTGCACGAGTACATGGGGGCGAACCGCCGCCACTGGGACGAGGTCGTGCCGCTGCACGCGGCTTCTGAGTTCTACGACGTCGCAAACTTCCGGGCGGGCGCGTCCACGCTGAAGACCATCGAACTCCAGGAACTCGGCGACGTGAGCGGCAAGACGCTGCTGCACGTGCAGTGCCACTTTGGCATGGACACGCTTTCCTGGGCGCGACAAGGCGCGATCGTGACAGGCGCGGACTTCTCGAAGCAGGCGCTGGCCACCGCGGCGCAGCTGGCCGTTGAAGCTGACCTCGACGCGCGATGGGTACAGTCGAACGTCTACGACCTGCCGAATAATCTCGACGGGCAGTTCGACATCGTCTTCACGTCGTACGGCGTGCTGAGCTGGATGCCCGACATCGGCGCGTGGGCGCGATCCGTCGCACACTTCGTGCGGCCCGGCGGCACGTTTTACATCGCCGAGTTCCACCCGGTGAGCATGATCTTCGATGATTCGGACGGCGCAGACGATTTGATCGTACGCTATCCATACTTTCCGACAGCGGAACCGCTCAAGTGGGACGGTGATGGCACGTACGCCGTGGGAAACGCCAATCTGGAGCATCGCGACACGTACAACTGGCCTTACACGCTCGGTAACGTCGTCACGTCCCTGATCGAGGCGGGACTGCGCATTGACTTCCTTCACGAGTTCCCGTTCAGCACGTACCAGTTCCTGCCTATTACGCACGTCGCCCACGACGGCAGTGTCCGGCTGACACAACACGACGGCTCCGTGCCGCTTGTGTTCTCCATCAAGGCGACCAGGCCGTGA
- a CDS encoding protein-L-isoaspartate(D-aspartate) O-methyltransferase gives MEAKGGQFQAQRGRLLDSLRRELHDQRVVEAIAAVPREAFVPAELRDQAYEDRALPIGEGQTISQPLMVGLMIQALEPDPKGRVLEVGTGSGYAAAVLSKLVAEVVTVERSDVLLDLARRTLETLGLSNIRSYPAGDRLGRQEDAPYDGILVSAGAPHVPRILLKQLAPGGRLAIPVGGPRSQELVTAQSTPRGVELRRHGPCAFVPLIGDEAWREAG, from the coding sequence ATGGAAGCGAAGGGCGGCCAGTTCCAGGCTCAGCGCGGCCGCCTGCTGGATTCGCTGCGGCGCGAGCTCCACGACCAACGCGTCGTCGAAGCGATCGCGGCGGTGCCGCGCGAGGCGTTCGTGCCCGCCGAACTGCGCGATCAGGCATACGAGGACCGCGCGCTGCCCATCGGCGAGGGACAGACGATCTCGCAACCCCTCATGGTCGGTCTGATGATCCAGGCGCTCGAACCCGATCCCAAAGGTCGCGTGCTCGAAGTCGGTACGGGTTCGGGCTACGCAGCCGCAGTGCTTTCGAAGCTGGTCGCTGAGGTCGTGACGGTGGAACGGAGCGACGTGCTGCTGGACCTTGCGCGACGAACATTGGAAACGCTGGGACTGAGCAACATCCGTTCATATCCGGCGGGCGACCGTCTCGGCCGGCAGGAAGATGCCCCGTACGACGGGATCCTGGTCTCTGCGGGCGCGCCGCACGTGCCGCGGATCCTGTTGAAACAGCTCGCGCCCGGCGGCCGGCTCGCGATTCCCGTCGGCGGGCCGCGCTCGCAGGAGCTTGTCACGGCGCAGTCGACGCCGCGCGGGGTGGAACTGCGGCGTCACGGTCCCTGCGCATTCGTGCCGCTGATCGGCGATGAAGCATGGCGCGAGGCCGGATAA
- the glpK gene encoding glycerol kinase GlpK has product MPEYILALDQGTSSSRAILFDREGRSVAQASREFPQIYPQPGWVSHDPEALWSSQLEAASQVLAGRDANADDVAAIGITNQRETTIVWDRATGGAINDAVVWQCRRTASICEDLRNRGLETDVRARTGLLIDAYFSGSKVRWLLDNSGDGIAERAERGELAFGTVDSWLIHKLTGGRMHVIDATNASRTMLYNLRDGDWDERLLSELAIPRAILPRVVDSSGVVAETEASIFGRAIPIAGIAGDQQAALFGQGCFEAGAAKNTYGTGCFILQHTGETAAFSKRGLLTTVASRIAGTQRFAVEGSIFIAGAAIQWLRDGLGVIRTAADSEPLAGSVPTSDGVYVVPAFAGLGAPHWDMYARGTIVGLTRGSTAAHITRATLESIALQTLDVVELMERETGTPMRELRVDGGAASNNLLMQIQADILQRPVVRCATAETTALGAAYLAGLAVGFWRDQSEISRIWRADRTFEPRMPAGERDALVDGWRRAVDRAKGWAS; this is encoded by the coding sequence ATGCCCGAATATATCCTGGCGCTCGACCAGGGGACGTCCAGCTCACGCGCTATCTTGTTCGACCGTGAGGGCCGGTCCGTCGCGCAGGCTTCCCGCGAATTCCCGCAGATCTACCCCCAGCCCGGATGGGTTTCGCACGATCCGGAAGCGCTCTGGTCATCGCAGTTGGAAGCCGCCAGCCAGGTGCTTGCCGGGCGGGACGCGAACGCGGACGACGTCGCCGCCATCGGCATCACGAACCAGCGCGAAACAACGATTGTCTGGGACCGCGCGACGGGCGGCGCCATCAACGACGCCGTCGTCTGGCAGTGCCGCCGCACGGCATCGATCTGCGAAGACCTGCGCAACCGTGGCCTCGAGACGGACGTGCGCGCGCGCACCGGCTTGCTGATCGACGCATACTTTTCCGGCAGCAAAGTGCGGTGGCTCCTCGACAACTCCGGCGATGGCATCGCCGAGCGTGCCGAGCGAGGCGAGCTGGCGTTCGGCACGGTTGATTCGTGGCTCATCCACAAGCTGACGGGCGGCCGCATGCACGTCATCGATGCGACGAACGCTTCGCGAACGATGCTCTACAACCTGCGCGACGGCGACTGGGACGAACGCCTGCTCTCCGAACTGGCGATACCGCGCGCGATCTTGCCGCGCGTCGTGGACAGCAGCGGTGTCGTTGCCGAGACGGAAGCTTCGATCTTCGGGCGGGCGATTCCAATCGCGGGGATCGCCGGCGACCAGCAAGCCGCATTGTTCGGCCAGGGCTGCTTCGAAGCCGGCGCCGCCAAGAATACTTACGGTACCGGTTGCTTCATCCTCCAGCACACCGGGGAAACGGCGGCATTCTCGAAACGCGGCCTGTTGACTACGGTCGCATCGCGCATTGCCGGAACCCAGCGATTCGCCGTCGAGGGAAGCATCTTCATCGCCGGTGCGGCGATCCAGTGGCTACGCGACGGGCTCGGCGTGATCCGAACGGCTGCCGATAGCGAGCCGCTGGCCGGCTCGGTGCCCACAAGCGATGGCGTATACGTTGTGCCGGCGTTCGCGGGGCTCGGTGCGCCGCACTGGGATATGTACGCGCGCGGAACGATCGTCGGGTTGACGCGCGGTAGTACCGCCGCCCACATCACCCGTGCCACGCTTGAGTCGATCGCGCTGCAAACGCTCGATGTCGTCGAACTGATGGAACGCGAAACCGGCACACCGATGCGCGAGCTGCGCGTTGACGGCGGCGCCGCGAGCAACAACCTGCTCATGCAGATCCAGGCCGACATCCTGCAACGGCCGGTCGTGCGCTGTGCGACCGCCGAGACGACGGCGCTCGGCGCCGCCTACCTCGCCGGCCTGGCGGTAGGATTCTGGCGCGACCAGAGCGAAATCAGCAGGATCTGGCGCGCAGACCGCACCTTCGAGCCGCGCATGCCCGCGGGCGAGCGCGACGCACTCGTGGACGGCTGGCGCCGGGCGGTGGATCGCGCGAAGGGCTGGGCTTCGTGA
- a CDS encoding DnaJ domain-containing protein, with protein sequence MRNPESDHYATLDLPRTATQDEIKRRYRRLMREVHPDANVSDPEATRKAARINHAFETLGDPVKRRTYDEQRAPAVVKPRSTRMRNDRMYAHWAEQEDWEDIVAANVPGRRAAHAHSTEPLIAPLEIEVDMAELRASARVRRTIRITNRCACTLTGDVSTSEPWVWGPVGKLTAGPGETIEFPIEVVARKVTFPGIARALFVGNQWTGVIPVKIAGYEPTKRRVVPATDSAYVRQRRRRWTRR encoded by the coding sequence GTGAGGAACCCCGAATCCGACCACTACGCGACGCTTGACCTGCCGCGCACAGCTACGCAGGACGAGATCAAGCGGCGTTATCGCCGCCTGATGCGAGAGGTGCATCCCGACGCAAACGTCAGCGACCCGGAAGCGACGCGCAAGGCCGCGCGCATCAATCACGCCTTCGAGACGCTCGGCGACCCGGTGAAACGGCGTACCTACGACGAACAGCGGGCGCCGGCGGTCGTGAAGCCGCGTTCCACGCGCATGCGAAACGACCGGATGTACGCGCACTGGGCAGAGCAGGAGGACTGGGAAGACATCGTCGCGGCGAACGTGCCCGGTAGGCGCGCGGCGCACGCTCATTCGACCGAGCCTCTCATCGCACCGCTCGAGATCGAAGTTGACATGGCGGAACTGCGTGCGTCGGCGCGTGTGCGGCGCACGATCCGCATCACGAATCGTTGCGCCTGTACGCTCACCGGCGACGTATCGACATCCGAGCCGTGGGTGTGGGGGCCCGTCGGCAAGCTTACGGCCGGCCCCGGCGAGACGATCGAGTTCCCCATTGAGGTCGTCGCGCGAAAGGTGACGTTCCCGGGGATCGCGCGTGCGCTGTTTGTCGGCAACCAGTGGACGGGCGTCATCCCGGTGAAGATTGCCGGCTACGAGCCGACGAAGCGACGCGTGGTGCCCGCGACCGACAGCGCCTACGTCCGTCAGCGCCGCCGCCGCTGGACGCGTCGCTGA
- a CDS encoding glycerol-3-phosphate dehydrogenase/oxidase: protein MRRSLADIAPARFDVIVIGGGINGAGIARETQLAGFRTLLIERNDFGSGTTSRATRLIHGGLRYLEHGEFGLVYESLAEREALVRDAAHLVRPLELLVPVYAGDQRPPWKVRAGLVLYDILSFRKSLPRHRAVPSRKIDELAPALNRDGLRGAFTFHDAQVEFPERLVIEAVRDFSDAGGVALNHVSALRLVSPGGVLQGVIARDELTHDEAQLNAGVVINATGPWVDNLLCGSDAERHEPLIGGTKGSHLVVAWPDAPKRAIFASAKADGRPFFILPWYRCTLIGTTDMRYDGDPSTARATAAEVSYLIDETNRLFPTTPLGREHVLYTYSGVRPLPHTTGNDESTITRSHFVIDHVKRGGPAGLLTIVGGKLTTYRSLARIALGAVRKHVKPSGDPQPSLRPSQARAVSAYARIDDDPLALYGARADEVRALAGAEPRLNEPMSDENPELLAQVAYAIDREHAVTIADVLLRRLPSGWAKGHAFDGVERVAEVMAERLGWDASERLRAIDAYQEELRQTLVPLDAISQ, encoded by the coding sequence GTGAGACGATCGCTCGCCGATATCGCGCCTGCCCGCTTCGACGTGATCGTCATTGGCGGTGGTATCAATGGCGCCGGCATCGCGCGGGAAACGCAGCTCGCCGGCTTTCGTACACTGCTTATCGAACGCAATGACTTCGGCTCCGGCACCACGTCCCGCGCGACGAGACTGATCCACGGCGGCTTGCGATATCTCGAGCATGGTGAGTTTGGCCTCGTCTACGAGTCGCTCGCTGAGCGAGAAGCGCTTGTGCGCGACGCCGCCCATCTCGTGAGGCCGCTTGAACTGCTGGTGCCGGTGTATGCCGGTGACCAGCGGCCGCCGTGGAAGGTACGCGCGGGGCTCGTGTTGTACGACATCCTCTCGTTTCGAAAATCGCTGCCCCGGCATCGCGCTGTTCCATCGCGCAAAATCGATGAGTTGGCGCCGGCGCTGAACCGCGACGGCCTGCGCGGCGCTTTCACCTTCCACGACGCGCAGGTCGAATTTCCTGAGCGCCTCGTCATCGAAGCCGTACGCGACTTCTCGGACGCCGGCGGCGTCGCGCTGAATCACGTATCGGCGCTGCGGCTGGTATCACCCGGCGGCGTGCTGCAAGGCGTCATCGCGCGAGATGAGTTGACGCACGATGAAGCGCAACTCAATGCCGGCGTAGTCATCAACGCCACCGGCCCGTGGGTCGACAACCTGCTTTGCGGCAGCGATGCCGAGCGGCACGAACCGTTGATCGGAGGCACGAAGGGCAGCCATCTCGTCGTGGCCTGGCCCGATGCGCCGAAGCGCGCGATCTTCGCGTCGGCGAAGGCGGACGGACGTCCGTTCTTCATCCTGCCCTGGTATCGCTGCACGCTCATCGGTACGACGGATATGCGTTACGACGGTGACCCTTCGACGGCGCGAGCGACGGCGGCCGAAGTCAGCTATCTCATCGACGAGACGAATCGCCTCTTCCCGACGACGCCGCTTGGTCGAGAACATGTGCTGTATACGTACTCAGGCGTACGTCCCTTGCCGCACACAACAGGCAATGACGAGAGCACGATCACGCGCAGTCATTTCGTCATCGACCACGTGAAGCGCGGCGGTCCCGCGGGGCTTCTGACAATCGTCGGAGGAAAGTTGACGACATATCGAAGCCTGGCCCGCATCGCGCTCGGTGCGGTGAGGAAGCATGTCAAGCCGTCCGGCGATCCGCAGCCGTCGTTGCGTCCATCGCAGGCGCGCGCCGTATCCGCGTACGCGCGGATCGACGATGATCCGCTCGCGCTGTATGGTGCTCGCGCCGATGAAGTGCGCGCGCTCGCCGGCGCCGAGCCGCGCCTGAACGAGCCGATGTCCGATGAGAACCCGGAACTGCTCGCGCAGGTGGCATACGCCATCGACCGCGAGCATGCGGTGACGATTGCCGATGTCCTGCTGCGCCGGTTGCCCTCGGGCTGGGCGAAGGGGCACGCGTTTGATGGAGTCGAACGAGTCGCCGAGGTGATGGCCGAGCGCCTGGGATGGGATGCGTCGGAGCGTCTGCGCGCTATCGATGCGTATCAAGAGGAGTTGCGGCAGACGCTGGTGCCGCTCGATGCGATCTCGCAGTAG